One window of Desulfobacca acetoxidans DSM 11109 genomic DNA carries:
- a CDS encoding MBL fold metallo-hydrolase, whose amino-acid sequence MRLNEKQNISRKQLPGNNDYLAPEQDEIEVSLFGPGYGESVLLHIGYNQWVIVDSCIEPVSEFPAPISYLRRINVDPAIAVKQIIATHWHDDHVRGLAEAFKECKSAEFVCSVAQTTKEFFTLVAVYGARSMIESTGVKEFSEILEILRNRGTKNKFISPKFAVEGRCLWQRNTKPGDQSQPCAIYALSPSDASVLLAQIGLSKLIPQVGETKKRVPSLGPNHSSVVLLVTIGQDSILLGADLEETGNSNTGWMAIINSGTRPKEKASFFKIPHHGSVTADNPQVWSLMLRSKPISSLTPFATGKVFLPTKDDVVRICNNTDKAFATSIPKHPKSRSRPKMVEKQLKEMRIKLRSVYCSPGQVRARGRYIDEKINWTVQLLGGAIELKDIYH is encoded by the coding sequence ATGCGGCTAAACGAGAAGCAGAACATCTCCAGGAAGCAATTACCTGGAAATAATGACTATCTAGCTCCTGAGCAAGATGAGATAGAGGTTTCTCTTTTTGGCCCTGGTTATGGAGAAAGCGTACTATTACACATCGGCTATAATCAATGGGTCATAGTAGATTCATGCATTGAGCCTGTCTCTGAGTTCCCTGCCCCTATTTCTTATCTTCGTAGAATCAATGTAGACCCCGCAATTGCCGTCAAGCAGATTATCGCTACTCATTGGCATGATGATCATGTCCGCGGATTAGCCGAAGCATTCAAAGAGTGCAAATCTGCTGAATTTGTGTGTTCTGTAGCCCAAACAACCAAAGAATTTTTCACCCTTGTTGCTGTATATGGTGCTCGCTCAATGATCGAAAGTACAGGGGTTAAGGAATTTTCTGAGATTTTGGAAATTTTGAGGAATAGGGGGACCAAAAACAAATTTATCTCACCTAAATTTGCGGTTGAAGGCAGATGCCTTTGGCAACGCAATACTAAGCCCGGAGATCAAAGTCAGCCGTGCGCTATATATGCTTTATCGCCTTCAGATGCTTCAGTGCTACTTGCTCAAATCGGGCTTTCTAAACTTATTCCACAAGTAGGTGAGACAAAAAAGAGAGTTCCATCTTTGGGACCAAATCATTCATCAGTAGTATTATTAGTGACGATTGGCCAAGACTCAATTCTATTAGGGGCAGACCTTGAGGAAACAGGAAATTCAAATACAGGTTGGATGGCGATAATAAATTCCGGGACCCGCCCAAAGGAGAAAGCATCTTTTTTTAAAATTCCACACCACGGTTCGGTTACTGCTGATAATCCACAAGTTTGGTCTTTAATGCTGAGATCAAAGCCAATCTCTTCATTGACACCGTTCGCGACAGGAAAAGTTTTTTTGCCCACTAAAGATGATGTAGTTAGAATTTGTAATAACACTGATAAAGCCTTTGCTACAAGCATTCCCAAACATCCTAAATCTAGAAGTCGGCCAAAGATGGTAGAAAAGCAGCTAAAAGAAATGAGAATAAAGTTAAGGAGCGTCTATTGTTCTCCTGGCCAGGTGCGTGCGCGCGGTCGTTATATTGACGAAAAAATAAACTGGACGGTTCAGTTATTAGGGGGAGCTATCGAATTGAAAGATATTTATCATTGA
- a CDS encoding MerR family transcriptional regulator, whose product MMQELGRNILLSIDQVARLTGVKKSTLRYWEKTFQDFLCPNRTYSKRREYSIDEVNIIETIKKLIEEEHLTNMGVKLRLGEINGNGPSC is encoded by the coding sequence ATGATGCAGGAACTTGGGCGCAACATCCTGTTGAGCATCGATCAGGTGGCCAGGTTAACCGGCGTTAAGAAATCGACCTTGCGGTATTGGGAAAAAACCTTTCAGGACTTTTTATGCCCGAATCGCACCTATTCCAAAAGAAGAGAGTATAGCATAGATGAAGTAAATATCATTGAGACCATAAAGAAGCTCATCGAAGAAGAGCACCTGACGAACATGGGCGTTAAGTTGCGGTTAGGCGAAATAAACGGCAACGGCCCCTCATGTTGA
- the secG gene encoding preprotein translocase subunit SecG, giving the protein MTNIIVIVHIIVCLALIFIVLLQTGKGAGIGAAFGGASQTFFGSSGATPFLAKLTAAAAILFMVTSLALTFIGHQGGASVMKGAGVQPAAPTAPAPTQPAPPGK; this is encoded by the coding sequence ATGACAAATATCATTGTTATCGTGCATATTATCGTCTGCCTGGCCCTGATTTTCATTGTCCTGCTGCAGACCGGCAAGGGCGCCGGTATCGGGGCGGCCTTTGGCGGCGCCAGCCAGACTTTTTTCGGCAGCTCCGGGGCAACGCCTTTTCTAGCCAAGTTGACGGCGGCAGCCGCTATTTTGTTCATGGTGACATCGCTGGCGTTGACCTTTATCGGTCATCAGGGTGGAGCTTCGGTGATGAAGGGGGCAGGGGTGCAACCGGCCGCGCCAACAGCGCCAGCCCCAACTCAGCCGGCTCCGCCTGGAAAATAA
- a CDS encoding AAA family ATPase, with amino-acid sequence MPFRGILLLGVPRTGKSYFTKALGNEVGWPVLSLDMGRVFGSLVGESEAKMPKVLKAVDAMAPCLLFIDEIEKGLAGVGGGAQQPYRVLGPYLQIIDQRLEADKESPKTAPYGETDF; translated from the coding sequence TTGCCTTTCAGGGGAATCCTGCTCCTGGGAGTCCCAAGGACAGGCAAAAGTTATTTCACCAAGGCATTGGGAAACGAAGTCGGCTGGCCGGTTCTGTCCCTCGACATGGGTCGGGTCTTCGGCTCCCTGGTGGGCGAGAGTGAAGCCAAGATGCCGAAAGTCCTGAAGGCGGTGGATGCCATGGCGCCCTGTTTGCTGTTCATTGACGAGATCGAGAAAGGGCTGGCCGGGGTTGGCGGCGGCGCCCAGCAACCCTATCGAGTCCTGGGGCCATATCTGCAGATTATCGATCAACGGTTAGAGGCTGATAAAGAAAGCCCAAAAACAGCGCCATACGGCGAAACGGATTTTTGA
- the tpiA gene encoding triose-phosphate isomerase produces the protein MRRPLIAGNWKMHLTLAESAALARTVRTDLKETAVAEVVLAPPFTALSVVAQELAGSPVQLAAQDVFWELQGAYTGAISPRMLQDVGCRYVIIGHSERRQYFGETDATVNRKIKAVLTVGLQPMMCIGETLAQREAEETLAVITSQLTGGLADLLPEEINRLVIAYEPVWAIGTGRTATPEQAQEVHSFIRQLLAKQVRPDIAYGLRLLYGGSVTPDNIKVLAQAPDIDGALVGGASLKADSFLKIAALGN, from the coding sequence ATGCGAAGACCGCTCATAGCGGGTAACTGGAAGATGCACCTGACCCTGGCCGAATCCGCGGCTCTGGCGCGAACGGTGCGCACCGACCTGAAAGAAACGGCAGTTGCCGAAGTGGTGCTGGCACCGCCTTTTACCGCCCTGTCCGTTGTTGCTCAAGAACTGGCGGGTTCTCCAGTTCAGTTGGCAGCCCAAGACGTCTTCTGGGAACTACAGGGGGCCTACACCGGGGCTATCTCGCCCAGGATGCTGCAGGACGTGGGCTGCCGTTATGTTATCATCGGGCATTCGGAACGACGACAATATTTTGGCGAAACCGATGCTACCGTGAACCGTAAAATTAAGGCTGTTTTAACCGTCGGTCTTCAGCCTATGATGTGCATCGGCGAGACCCTGGCCCAACGAGAGGCTGAAGAGACTCTGGCAGTCATAACTTCCCAATTGACGGGAGGGTTGGCTGATCTGCTCCCGGAAGAGATAAACCGGTTGGTGATTGCCTACGAACCGGTTTGGGCCATTGGGACCGGACGCACCGCCACCCCCGAACAGGCCCAGGAGGTCCATAGCTTTATCCGGCAACTGCTGGCGAAACAAGTGAGGCCGGACATCGCCTATGGGTTACGCCTCCTCTACGGCGGCAGCGTCACCCCTGATAATATCAAGGTGTTGGCCCAAGCGCCGGATATCGACGGCGCCCTGGTGGGAGGAGCCTCGCTCAAAGCCGACTCATTTCTCAAGATCGCCGCCTTGGGAAATTAA
- a CDS encoding L-lactate permease yields the protein MSFLLFALGWTPVVLLSILAICLKRSALELGVYGFVYVVLLAGLIFQTPASVVWWAAWDGFLTTLPLLIVVFLGILFSQLLIATGSLRRIVAWLLGGLARPLHRQMLITFGLANFFEGASIIAEPMVAPMLVVTEVKPAGAAALSIIGYSGLMSVEMAGIIITVLALVTGLPFYDLGVAAAWMSVPATLLMALCVPFFLPDAREAWRQLPLILACSLAVSLATLAAAVWLGVAIAGMVGGLILIAILLLGGGTSPDRDPAIIRDLAPFAVILVPLILVNTIPWMQDLTLRRLIFTISLIPIHPITFTPFFSAYLYLFLALMLTVVLLRMPQEELRQLVTVSFNKGWRALAAMGLFGSMGQIIAYTGYAPGFGQLQQLDNIPWILAAGLKTYTGSLYPLFVPLLGWVGTFLTGYGVASLMLFGELQVQAAPLLGVSATMLAAGLTVGASIGSISSPLKIAIATAMCGAIGQEGSILRLTIPLGVGASLLMGVVLWMVGLSGY from the coding sequence ATGTCGTTCTTATTGTTTGCGTTGGGCTGGACACCGGTAGTATTGTTGTCCATTCTGGCGATCTGCCTGAAACGTTCGGCCCTGGAGCTGGGCGTCTATGGTTTTGTCTATGTGGTGCTGTTAGCAGGGTTGATCTTTCAAACGCCAGCATCGGTGGTCTGGTGGGCTGCCTGGGATGGCTTTTTGACCACACTGCCTTTGCTGATAGTAGTTTTTTTGGGTATTCTTTTTTCCCAACTCCTCATCGCCACCGGTTCACTCAGACGCATTGTCGCCTGGCTGCTAGGTGGATTAGCGCGACCCCTACACCGTCAGATGTTGATCACCTTCGGGTTGGCGAATTTTTTTGAAGGAGCCAGCATTATTGCGGAACCCATGGTGGCGCCGATGCTCGTAGTTACCGAGGTCAAGCCGGCCGGGGCCGCAGCCCTGTCGATCATCGGTTATTCCGGTCTGATGAGCGTTGAAATGGCGGGAATTATCATAACGGTCCTGGCATTGGTTACCGGCCTGCCGTTTTATGACCTCGGGGTGGCGGCGGCCTGGATGTCAGTACCGGCAACCCTCCTGATGGCGCTATGCGTCCCATTTTTCTTGCCGGACGCACGAGAGGCCTGGCGACAGTTGCCGTTGATTTTGGCCTGTAGTCTGGCGGTGAGTTTGGCGACGTTGGCAGCCGCCGTCTGGCTCGGGGTGGCCATTGCCGGTATGGTCGGGGGACTGATCCTAATTGCGATATTGTTGCTGGGCGGAGGTACCTCACCAGACCGGGATCCGGCTATAATCAGAGATCTGGCCCCTTTTGCAGTGATCCTGGTCCCCCTGATCTTGGTCAACACTATTCCCTGGATGCAGGATTTAACTCTGCGACGGCTCATTTTTACCATCTCCCTGATTCCTATCCACCCCATTACCTTTACCCCTTTTTTCTCGGCCTACCTCTATCTCTTTTTAGCCCTGATGCTAACAGTGGTTTTGCTCCGGATGCCCCAAGAGGAGTTGCGGCAGTTAGTGACGGTAAGCTTTAATAAAGGCTGGCGAGCGCTGGCGGCGATGGGACTGTTTGGCTCCATGGGACAGATTATCGCCTATACCGGTTACGCCCCAGGTTTCGGACAGTTGCAGCAGCTTGACAACATCCCCTGGATCCTGGCGGCTGGATTAAAAACCTATACAGGCAGTTTGTATCCGTTGTTTGTACCTCTTTTAGGTTGGGTGGGGACATTTCTTACCGGCTACGGAGTAGCCTCGCTGATGTTGTTTGGAGAACTTCAGGTACAAGCAGCACCGCTGCTCGGGGTTTCAGCCACCATGCTGGCGGCCGGCCTGACAGTAGGGGCATCTATCGGTTCGATTTCCTCACCGTTGAAGATTGCCATCGCCACCGCCATGTGCGGGGCCATAGGACAGGAAGGTTCGATCTTACGGCTAACTATACCCTTAGGGGTTGGTGCTTCGCTCCTGATGGGTGTCGTACTGTGGATGGTGGGCTTAAGTGGCTATTGA
- a CDS encoding type II toxin-antitoxin system RelE/ParE family toxin — protein MRIFKTKWFMRFARDERIIDESLCQAIERAELGIVDADLGGGVIKQRVARPGQGRSRGYRMLIAYHAGDRAVFLYGFAKKERENIGDDELATLREIAAAWLQADEERLTNAILEGTLEETI, from the coding sequence TTGCGGATTTTCAAAACAAAGTGGTTCATGCGCTTTGCACGGGATGAAAGGATCATTGATGAGAGTCTGTGTCAAGCTATCGAGAGGGCAGAGCTTGGGATCGTAGACGCTGATTTAGGCGGCGGGGTTATCAAGCAACGGGTGGCGAGGCCAGGGCAGGGGCGCTCAAGGGGCTACAGGATGCTAATTGCCTACCATGCCGGAGATCGAGCGGTGTTCCTTTACGGCTTTGCAAAAAAGGAACGTGAGAACATCGGGGACGATGAACTAGCGACGCTAAGAGAAATTGCAGCGGCATGGTTGCAGGCGGATGAGGAAAGGCTCACGAACGCAATTTTAGAGGGAACTTTAGAGGAGACAATATGA
- a CDS encoding phosphoenolpyruvate carboxykinase: MDIQNPLVSHYGLDNHGIKNVNFVYWNLASPLLYEEIIRRREGRLAHLGPLVVRTGEHTGRAPNDKFIVREASSEDKIWWGQVNKSMSPEQFSALHHRLLAYLQGKDLFVQDCFAGADRRYRVPIRVITEMAWQCLFARNMFKQGTPEELLNHVPEFTMICAPHFHAVPEVDGTRSDVFIVIHFGKKLVLVGGTQYAGEIKKSIFTVINYLLPQQKILSMHCSANVGAKGDAAIFFGLSGTGKTTLSADPSRTLVGDDEHGWSKDGIFNIEGGCYAKVIRLSPTAEPDIYQTTRRFGTILENVGFDNNTARIDLNDDSLTENTRASYPISHISNATREGVCGHPRNIIMLTCDAFGVLPPVAKLTPKQAVYHFLSGYTAKVAGTEKGINEPTATFSTCFGAPFMVLSPTVYADLLQDRIHHHKVSVWLINTGWSGGPYGVGKRMEIAYTRAIIHAALGGVLDQIPTIAEPFFGLPIPTTCPGVPEEVLNPRRTWADQAAYDAQARKLAGMFIDNFTMFDALVAPEIKQAGPSL, encoded by the coding sequence ATGGATATTCAAAATCCGTTAGTCAGCCATTATGGATTGGACAATCATGGCATCAAGAATGTTAACTTTGTTTATTGGAATCTGGCCTCGCCATTGCTGTATGAGGAGATCATCCGGCGGCGTGAGGGCCGCCTGGCCCATTTAGGTCCCTTGGTGGTACGAACGGGGGAACATACCGGCCGTGCCCCCAATGACAAGTTCATCGTCCGGGAAGCGTCCAGTGAAGATAAAATCTGGTGGGGACAGGTGAACAAGTCTATGTCCCCGGAACAATTTTCTGCCCTGCACCATCGTCTCCTGGCCTACCTGCAGGGTAAGGACCTTTTTGTCCAGGATTGTTTTGCCGGTGCCGACCGGCGGTATCGCGTTCCGATCCGGGTGATTACCGAAATGGCCTGGCAATGCCTCTTTGCCCGCAATATGTTCAAACAAGGCACCCCAGAGGAGCTGCTCAATCACGTGCCGGAATTCACCATGATCTGTGCTCCTCACTTTCACGCCGTTCCTGAAGTTGACGGCACCCGCTCCGATGTCTTCATTGTCATTCATTTCGGTAAAAAATTGGTTCTGGTCGGAGGCACCCAGTATGCCGGGGAGATCAAAAAATCCATTTTTACCGTCATAAATTATCTTTTGCCTCAGCAGAAAATTCTCTCGATGCATTGTTCAGCCAATGTCGGGGCCAAAGGTGACGCTGCCATTTTTTTCGGCCTCTCAGGTACCGGTAAGACGACCCTCTCTGCGGATCCATCCCGCACCCTGGTTGGCGATGATGAGCACGGCTGGAGTAAGGACGGCATCTTTAATATCGAGGGCGGCTGTTACGCCAAGGTCATCCGCCTGTCTCCCACCGCCGAACCTGACATCTACCAGACCACGCGCCGGTTCGGCACCATATTGGAGAATGTCGGCTTTGACAATAATACCGCCAGGATAGACCTCAATGACGATTCTCTCACCGAGAACACTCGGGCCTCCTATCCCATCAGCCACATCAGCAACGCCACTCGGGAAGGGGTCTGCGGCCATCCCCGTAATATCATCATGCTCACCTGTGATGCCTTTGGAGTCTTGCCGCCGGTGGCCAAGCTCACCCCAAAACAGGCAGTGTATCACTTTCTTTCCGGCTATACTGCCAAGGTAGCCGGTACCGAGAAAGGCATCAACGAACCCACGGCCACCTTCAGCACGTGTTTCGGCGCTCCTTTCATGGTCCTGTCGCCCACAGTCTATGCCGATCTCTTGCAGGATAGAATTCACCATCATAAGGTTTCCGTCTGGTTGATTAATACCGGATGGAGCGGGGGGCCTTACGGGGTCGGTAAACGTATGGAGATCGCCTATACGAGGGCCATCATCCATGCCGCCTTGGGGGGAGTCCTGGATCAGATTCCGACGATTGCTGAGCCATTCTTTGGTCTGCCCATCCCTACTACCTGTCCGGGCGTGCCGGAGGAGGTCTTGAACCCGCGGCGTACCTGGGCGGACCAGGCGGCCTATGATGCCCAGGCGCGTAAACTGGCCGGCATGTTCATCGACAACTTTACCATGTTCGACGCCTTGGTGGCGCCGGAGATCAAACAGGCCGGCCCAAGTCTTTAG
- a CDS encoding helix-turn-helix domain-containing protein, translated as MKTRDKKTTRLTQALLETADDMRRAGIMDEEAYRKITMRHLGPENKGRSEPLSGEDIRAMREQAHMSQAVFAHYLNVSVSYVSQLERGAKRPTGAALALLNVIKRKGIEAILD; from the coding sequence ATGAAGACCAGAGACAAAAAGACGACCCGGCTGACGCAAGCATTGCTTGAAACAGCCGATGACATGAGACGGGCGGGGATTATGGATGAGGAGGCTTACCGCAAAATCACTATGCGTCATCTTGGTCCAGAGAACAAAGGCAGAAGCGAGCCTTTAAGCGGGGAAGACATCCGAGCCATGCGAGAACAGGCGCATATGAGCCAAGCGGTATTCGCACATTACCTAAACGTGTCGGTCAGCTATGTATCGCAGTTGGAACGAGGCGCCAAACGTCCCACCGGAGCGGCGCTGGCGCTTTTGAACGTAATCAAACGCAAGGGAATCGAGGCAATTCTTGATTGA
- a CDS encoding IS701 family transposase gives MDANQLRECRKRLEKFLKDLLEPLGRAERRHWGGVYVRGLLLDGERKSIEPMADRMPDGNMQAMQQLIGQSPWDFKPVRRRLAERMAKELIPASAWIVDDTGFPKKGDKSVGVARQYSGTLGKVANCQVAVSLHLATDEASMPLNFQLYLPQEWTDEPEGSV, from the coding sequence ATGGATGCGAACCAGTTACGTGAATGCCGAAAGCGGCTTGAGAAATTTCTCAAAGATCTTCTTGAGCCACTTGGTCGGGCCGAGCGCCGACACTGGGGTGGCGTTTATGTGAGAGGTCTTCTTCTCGATGGAGAGAGGAAATCTATCGAACCTATGGCCGACCGCATGCCGGATGGCAACATGCAGGCCATGCAGCAACTTATTGGTCAGAGTCCTTGGGATTTTAAGCCTGTGAGGAGGAGGCTGGCTGAAAGAATGGCCAAGGAACTGATCCCTGCAAGCGCTTGGATTGTTGACGACACCGGGTTCCCCAAAAAAGGAGACAAATCGGTAGGTGTGGCCCGTCAATACTCGGGGACTTTGGGTAAGGTGGCCAATTGCCAGGTGGCGGTATCGTTGCACTTGGCCACGGATGAGGCTAGTATGCCTTTGAATTTTCAGCTTTACCTTCCGCAGGAATGGACGGATGAGCCAGAGGGGAGCGTCTGA